In one window of Ostrinia nubilalis chromosome 21, ilOstNubi1.1, whole genome shotgun sequence DNA:
- the LOC135082040 gene encoding ATP synthase subunit C lysine N-methyltransferase encodes MELEILQNSKAEPLKKTTKLSTVGKTLIYTTGGLALGVSIVCIPFVSPALRKVCLPYVPATTEQLAGVTKALANRSGRLLDVGSGDGRIVFTAAKLGFKAEGVELNPWLVYYSRLAALLNPAHRGTKFYRWNLWTFDLKPYNNIVIFGVEQMMEEFEKKLLQEANNETVIVACRFPLPNMTPTETIGHGVDTVWKYVIKSTK; translated from the coding sequence ATGGAATTAGAAATACTTCAAAATTCTAAAGCCGAACCACTAAAAAAGACGACAAAGCTATCAACTGTTGGAAAGACTTTAATTTATACCACAGGGGGTCTTGCACTAGGCGTTAGTATTGTTTGTATACCCTTCGTTTCGCCAGCCTTGAGGAAGGTTTGTTTACCTTATGTGCCAGCTACAACGGAACAGCTTGCTGGAGTAACCAAAGCATTAGCTAACAGAAGTGGAAGATTACTTGATGTGGGTTCTGGCGATGGCAGGATTGTATTCACAGCTGCGAAACTAGGATTCAAAGCTGAAGGAGTAGAACTTAACCCGTGGTTAGTGTATTATTCAAGACTAGCAGCCTTGCTTAACCCTGCCCATCGTGGCACCAAGTTTTACAGATGGAATCTATGGACATTCGACTTAAAACCTTATAACAATATTGTGATCTTTGGTGTTGAGCAAATGATGGAAGAATTTGAAAAGAAATTGCTACAAGAAGCTAATAATGAAACAGTTATAGTCGCCTGTAGATTTCCACTTCCTAATATGACACCGACAGAAACTATTGGACATGGAGTAGACACAGTTTGgaaatatgtaattaaaagCACAAAATAA
- the LOC135082286 gene encoding ATP-dependent RNA helicase Ddx1, translated as MTAFEEFGVLPELGKAIEEMDWTLPTDVQAEAIPLILGGGDVLMAAETGSGKTGAFCLPILQIVWETLKDLQEGKTSKVLTQTSSEWTMSFFDRTDALAVTPEGTRCQSRDQQAWHGCRATKGVHTKGNYYYEATVTDEGLCRVGWSTQAAKLDLGTDRLGYGFGGTGKKSNAKQFDDYGTAYGKNDVIGCLLSLTNGEIRYTKNGEDLGVAFKLDQSRRSDCYFPAVVLKNAEMSFNFGSTPFKYPIPKDYIAICQAPKECVKHNIVVAGAAVDSKPVNNAPQAIIIEPSRELAEQTCTQITKFKKYLENPKVRELLVVGGINVKDQINQLNAGVDIVVGTPGRLEDLIQGGYLALTHCRFFVLDEADGLLKAGYGELIERLHRQIPKITSDGRRLQMVVCSATLHAFEVKKMAEKLMHFPTWVDLKGEDAVPETVHHVVVMVDPQKDRLWETLRKHVQTDGVHAKDNIRSGNTTPETLSEAIKLLKGEYCVRAIREHKMDRAIIFCRTKLDCDNLERYFKTFGKEFSCVCLHGDRKPAERKGNLEMFKQSQVKFLICTDVAARGIDISGLPFMINITLPDEKSNYVHRIGRVGRAERMGLAISLVSTVPEKVWYHGEWCSSRGRNCWNTNLIDDRPKGCCMWYNEPQYLADIEDHLNITIQQVEPDMKVPSNEFDGKVVYGQKRKQMGTGYQDHVSQMAPVVRSLQELESQTQLYYLKMHHNVTIA; from the exons ATGACCGCTTTCGAAGAGTTCGGGGTCCTGCCCGAACTGGGGAAGGCTATTGAAGAGATGGATTGGACTCTGCCTACAGATGTTCAAGCTGAAGCTATTCCCCTCATTCTTGGAGGTGGAGATGTGCTAATGGCAGCCGAAACTGGCAGTGGAAAGACGGGTGCCTTCTGCCTACCTATTTTGCAGATAGTTTGGGAAACTTTGAAAGATTTACAAGAAGGGAAGACGAGTAAAGTGCTGACGCAAACTTCGTCAGAATGGACTATGTCGTTTTTTGATCGAACAGATGCTTTGGCAGTGACTCCAGAGGGCACGCGCTGCCAGTCGCGAGACCAGCAGGCCTGGCACGGCTGCCGGGCCACCAAGGGTGTCCACACTAAGgggaattattattatgaagcaACAGTGACTGACGAAGGCCTGTGCCGTGTTGGGTGGTCTACCCAAGCT GCTAAACTGGACCTTGGCACTGACAGGCTTGGCTATGGATTTGGTGGCACAGGCAAAAAGTCTAATGCCAAGCAGTTTGATGATTATGGTACCGCTTACGGGAAGAATGATGTCATtg GTTGTCTTCTGAGTTTGACCAATGGTGAAATCAGGTATACCAAGAATGGAGAAGATCTTGGCGTGGCTTTCAAACTGGATCAGTCCAGACGGTCAGATTGTTATTTCCCTGCTGTAGTGCTCAAAAATGCCGAGATGAGCTTCAACTTTGGTTCTACTCCTTTCAag TATCCTATTCCAAAGGACTATATTGCTATTTGCCAAGCTCCCAAAGAGTGTGTGAAGCATAACATTGTAGTGGCGGGCGCAGCTGTGGACAGCAAGCCAGTAAACAATGCTCCACAGGCCATCATCATTGAG CCATCTCGTGAGCTGGCTGAACAGACCTGCACCCAGATAACCAAATTCAAGAAGTACCTTGAGAACCCGAAAGTGCGAGAATTGCTCGTGGTGGGCGGAATCAACGTGAAGGACCAGATCAACCAGCTCAATGCTGGAGTGGACATAGTGGTTGGCACACCAGGGCGTCTTGAGGACCTTATTCAAGGAG GATACCTCGCGCTGACTCACTGCCGTTTCTTCGTGCTCGACGAGGCGGACGGGCTTCTCAAGGCGGGTTATGGAGAACTGATCGAACGCCTCCATCGTCAGATCCCAAAGATCACCTCGGACGGGCGAAGGCTGCAAATGGTGGTGTGTTCCGCGACTCTCCACGCCTTTGAAGTTAAGAAGATGGCG GAGAAACTCATGCACTTCCCAACATGGGTGGACTTGAAAGGAGAAGACGCCGTGCCCGAGACAGTACATCACGTGGTCGTCATGGTAGACCCACAAAAGGACCGCTTGTGGGAAACCTTGCGCAA ACATGTGCAAACTGACGGTGTTCACGCAAAAGACAACATCCGTAGCGGCAACACGACACCTGAGACGCTGTCCGAAGCCATCAAGTTACTCAAGGGAGAGTACTGCGTCCGTGCCATCAGGGAACATAAGATGGACAG GGCCATCATCTTCTGCCGTACCAAGCTAGACTGCGACAACCTCGAGCGATACTTCAAGACATTCGGCAAGGAGTTTTCCTGCGTGTGTCTCCACGGCGACCGCAAGCCGGCCGAGCGCAAAGGAAATCTGGAGATGTTCAAACAGTCTCAAGTCAAGTTCCTGATTTGCACCGATGTCGCTGCTAGGGGCATTGACATCTCTGGACTGCCCTTCA TGATCAACATCACTCTTCCTGACGAGAAGTCGAACTACGTGCACCGCATCGGAAGAGTCGGGCGCGCCGAGCGCATGGGGCTCGCCATCAGCCTCGTGTCCACTGTTCCTGAGAAG GTGTGGTACCACGGCGAGTGGTGCTCGTCTCGCGGCCGCAACTGCTGGAACACGAATCTCATCGACGACCGACCAAAGGGCTGCTGTATGTGGTATAACGAGCCTCAG TATTTGGCAGACATCGAAGACCACTTGAACATCACCATCCAACAAGTGGAGCCTGACATGAAGGTTCCGTCCAACGAGTTCGACGGCAAAGTCGTGTACGGACAGAAGAGAAAGCAAATGGGTACAGGATACCAG GATCACGTAAGTCAAATGGCGCCAGTAGTGCGATCTCTGCAAGAGCTCGAGTCGCAGACGCAGCTTTACTATCTCAAGATGCACCACAACGTAACTATTGCATAA
- the LOC135082289 gene encoding ubiquitin-conjugating enzyme E2 L3 — MAATRRLQKELNDIRQSGLKSFRDIQVDESNILTWQGLIVPDNPPYNKGAFRIEINFPAEYPFKPPKISFKTKIYHPNIDEKGQVCLPIISAENWKPATKTDQVIQALVALVNDPEPEHPLRAELAEEFLKDRKKFTKNAEEFTKKHSEKRPTDTDTK, encoded by the exons ATGGCTGCAACAAGGAGACTACAAAAG GAGTTAAATGACATCCGGCAGTCTGGTTTGAAGTCGTTCAGGGACATTCAGGTGGATGAGTCAAACATTTTAACTTGGCAAGGACTTATTGTTCCA GACAACCCACCTTACAATAAAGGAGCATTTAGGATTGAGATCAACTTCCCAGCAGAATACCCATTCAAACCTCCCAAGATTAGTTTCAAAACGAAAATTTATCACCCAAATATTGATGAGAAAGGGCAAGTGTGCCTGCCCATCATCAGTGCTGAGAATTGGAAGCCAGCCACCAAGACTGATCAAG TTATCCAAGCATTAGTGGCCCTTGTTAATGATCCTGAGCCCGAACACCCTCTGCGTGCGGAACTAGCTGAAGAATTCCTGAAAGACAGGAAGAAGTTCACTAAGAATGCTGAAGAATTCACTAAAAAGCACAGTGAAAAACGGCCCACAGACACTGACACTAAATAA
- the LOC135082290 gene encoding eukaryotic translation initiation factor 3 subunit C: MSRFFATGTDSESESVTDEEPVVRAPAPVYTFSDDEEETKRVVRSMKEKRYEELEGIIHSLRNHKKIKDFSSALASFEELQRAYTRAAPVVQKEENGIAPRFFIRALVELDDWVAGAWADRDARKALSKGNSKALTSLRQKLRKYTKDFEAEISKFREDPDLPDDDDERKDTSSSDDSDDDEKPKEKPRARRSPEPPRRAPPEDDDSSDTMDWGSSSSESSSESDFEDGGAAAIRNRFLKKNTEKEEDEERDKRRIKRREERVRTGKVSKKDQADDGGEWETVRTKGAAASDKPKMFAKDSDIDAALVVKKLGEISAARGRKRTDRRAQLELLHELRTVAAAHNLGDALQLKLRAATVAALFDYNPKVSDAMKPEYWSRLVENVDHMVTLLLAHEDMLLSETITEESEQLVAPPFKVRGCLLTALERLDDEFTKLLKECDPHSNEYVERLKDEVRVSALIDRVCQVVERDGTPQEICRAYLRKIDHLYYKFDPRAVKKDLPPGEETTIKKMERLCKYIYANDDTDRLRTRAILSHIYHHALHDNWFQARDLLLMSHLQENVQHSDPSTQILYNRTMANLGLCAFRRGNVKEAHGCLAELMMTGKPKELLAQGLLPQRQHERSKEQEKIEKQRQMPFHMHINLELLECVYLVSAMLIEIPYMAAHEFDARRRMISKTFYQNLRASERQALVGPPESMREHAVAAARAMRRGDWRACLNFVVNEKMNAKVWDLMVGADNVRAMLGRLIREESLRTYLFTYAHVYASLSLKSLADMFEMPRQRVHSLVSKMIINEELLASLDDPSECAILHRSEPTRMQALALQLADKVGNLVDSNERIFEKQGSFFQRGGAGRGEGRQREPRREGGGWNRRTRNRRRDDERGHDD, encoded by the exons TTCAGTGATGATGAGGAAGAAACTAAGCGTGTGGTGCGCTCCATGAAAGAGAAGAGGTATGAAGAGTTGGAAGGAATCATCCACTCGTTACGTAACCACAAAAAGATCAAGGACTTCTCGTCGGCGCTGGCCTCATTTGAAGAACTCCAGAGAGCTTACACCCGAGCAGCTCCTGTGGTACAAAAGGAAGAAAATGGAATCGCTCCACGATTCTTTATTAGAGCTTTAGTCGAACTCGATGACTGGGTCGCTGGGGCCTGGGCTGACCGTGACGCCAGGAAGGCCCTGTCTAAAGGGAACAGCAAAGCTCTGACATCATTGAGACAGAAATTGAGGAAGTACACTAAAGACTTTGAGGCTGAAATATCTAAGTTCAGGGAAGACCCTGACTtgcctgatgatgatgatgagaggaAAG ATACGTCATCATCTGATGATTCGGATGATGATGAGAAGCCGAAAGAGAAACCACGAGCCCGCCGGTCACCCGAGCCTCCTCGGCGCGCGCCTCCCGAAGACGACGACTCCTCAGACACCATGGATTGGGGCTCCAGCTCCTCCGAGTCCAGCTCCGAGTCCGACTTCGAGGACGGTGGCGCCGCCGCCATCCGCAATCGGTTCCTCAAGAAGAACACCGAGAAAGAGGAAGATGAGGAGAGAGACAAACGGAGGATTAAGCGGCGCGAGGAGAGAGTCCGAACCGGCAAAGTCAGCAAGAAGGATCAAGCTGACGATGGAGGTGAATGGGAGACTGTCAGAACTAAAGGTGCAGCTGCCTCTGACAAGCCTAAGATGTTTGCTAAG gatAGCGACATCGACGCAGCTCTCGTGGTAAAGAAGTTGGGCGAGATCAGCGCGGCCCGCGGGCGCAAGCGCACCGACCGGCGCGCGCAGCTCGAGCTGCTGCACGAGCTGCGCACAGTGGCCGCGGCGCACAACCTGGGCGACGCGCTCCAGCTCAAGCTGCGCGCCGCCACCGTCGCCGCCCTCTTCGACTACAACCCCAAGGTCTCCGACGCCATGAAGCCCGAGTACTGGTCCCGGCTCGTCGAGAACGTCGACCACATGGTCACCCTCCTGCTCGCCCACGAGGACATGCTCCTCAGCGAGACCATCACCGAGGAGAGCGAGCAGCTCGTCGCGCCGCCCTTCAAGGTCCGCGGCTGCCTGCTCACCGCGCTCGAGCGCCTCGACGACGAGTTCACCAAGCTGCTCAAGGAGTGCGACCCGCACTCCAACGAGTACGTCGAGCGCCTCAAGGACGAGGTCCGCGTGTCGGCGCTCATCGACCGCGTGTGCCAGGTCGTCGAGCGCGACGGCACCCCGCAGGAGATCTGCCGCGCCTAcctgcgcaagatcgaccaccTGTACTACAAGTTCGACCCGCGCGCGGTCAAGAAGGACCTGCCGCCGGGCGAGGAGACCACCATCAAGAAGATGGAGCGCCTCTGCAAGTACATCTACGCCAACGACGACACCGACCGCCTGCGCACGCGCGCCATCCTCTCGCACATCTACCACCACGCGCTGCACGACAACTGGTTCCAGGCGCGCGACCTGCTGCTCATGTCGCACCTGCAGGAGAACGTCCAGCACTCGGACCCGAGCACTCAGATCCTGTACAACCGCACGATGGCCAACCTGGGCCTGTGCGCGTTCCGGCGGGGCAACGTGAAGGAGGCGCACGGCTGCCTGGCCGAGCTGATGATGACGGGCAAGCCGAAGGAGCTGCTCGCGCAGGGCCTGCTGCCGCAGCGGCAGCACGAGCGGTCGAAGGAGCAGGAGAAGATCGAGAAGCAGCGGCAGATGCCGTTCCACATGCACATCAACCTGGAGCTGCTGGAGTGCGTGTACCTGGTGTCGGCGATGCTGATCGAGATCCCGTACATGGCGGCGCACGAGTTCGACGCGCGGCGGCGCATGATCAGCAAGACGTTCTACCAGAACCTGCGCGCCAGCGAGCGGCAGGCGCTGGTGGGCCCGCCCGAGTCCATGCGCGAGCAcgcggtggcggcggcgcgcgccatGCGCCGCGGCGACTGGCGCGCCTGCCTCAACTTCGTCGTCAACGAGAAGATGAACGCCAAG GTCTGGGACCTTATGGTGGGGGCAGACAACGTGCGCGCGATGCTAGGCCGCCTGATCCGCGAGGAGTCGCTGCGCACGTATCTCTTCACGTATGCGCACGTGTATGCCTCACTGTCGCTCAAGTCGCTCGCCGACATGTTCGAGATGCCGCGACAGAGAGTCCACTCGCTGGTCTCCAAGATGATCATAAATGAGGAGCTGCTGGCGTCACTGGATGATCCCAGCGAGTGCGCCATCTTGCACAGATCGGAGCCCACTCGCATGCAAGCGCTGGCGCTGCAGTTGGCCGATAAG GTCGGCAACCTAGTGGACTCCAACGAGCGGATATTCGAGAAGCAAGGCTCGTTCTTCCAGCGCGGCGGCGCCGGGCGCGGCGAGGGCCGCCAGCGAGAACCTCGGCGCGAGGGTGGCGGATGGAACCGGCGCACGCGCAACCGCCGCCGGGACGACGAGCGTGGACACGACGACTAA
- the LOC135082288 gene encoding histone deacetylase 8-like: protein MKEKVCYIWDEDLIDQCNRLPAVCGRASMVHDLIVSYDLNKHMKVIRSSAATYEDLKKFHSELYIDYLKSLVDIDEDYMPNAVDEEYGIGYDCPPVSNMYELVSVIAGGSVTAAKSLVIGAAEVAINWCGGWHHAQRSAADGFCYVNDIVLAIETLKSKYPKVLYIDLDVHHGNGVQDAYCLNKNVLTLSFHKLEPGFYPGTGNIDDIGSLTGKGYSCNFPFSAWYSNDTIEYVFQNVFSSVFDKFLPDAVVVQCGADALARDPQGGGNLTARGYCACVTAVLDKRKPTLLLGGGGYNYANAARVWTSITALVVGETLDENIPEHSHWTKYGPDYMLAVEPMLARDTNKKNHLDKCIAEIRDNLQKYVKPSKFQERMLKRKIDTGAHHEQNDEKSCDNVNLNSKSISKDKDSAKLPKTVSSDVYDFID from the exons atgaaagaaaaagtGTGTTATATTTGGGATGAGGATTTAATTGATCAGTGTAATCGCTTGCCTGCTGTATGTGGAAGA GCAAGTATGGTACATGATCTCATTGTATCTTATGATCTCAATAAACATATGAAAGTTATTCGTTCATCTGCTGCCACTTATGAAGATCTGAAAAAGTTTCACTCTGAGTTGTACATTGACTATCTAAAGTCACTCGTTGATATTGATGAAGATTATATGCCTAATGCAGTAGATGAGGAATATGGAATAG GATATGATTGTCCTCCTGTGTCTAATATGTACGAGTTAGTATCAGTGATTGCTGGAGGCTCCGTAACTGCAGCAAAAAGCCTAGTAATTGGGGCTGCCGAGGTTGCCATAAACTGGTGTGGCGGATGGCACCATGCTCAGCG ATCTGCTGCTGATGGTTTTTGTTATGTCAATGATATTGTATTAGCTATTGAAACTTTGAAATCTAAATATCCTAAGGTGTTGTATATTGATCTTGATGTACATCatg GCAATGGTGTACAAGATGCATATTGTCTAAATAAGAATGTGCTAACTCTCTCATTCCACAAGTTGGAGCCAGGATTTTACCCAGGGACTGGGAACATTGATGACATTGGCTCGTTGACTGGCAAGGGATACTCATGCAATTTTCCCTTCAGTGCTTGGTACTCCAATGACACCATTGAATATGTTTTCCAAAa TGTGTTCTCATCAGTGTTTGACAAGTTTTTGCCCGACGCGGTGGTGGTGCAGTGCGGCGCGGACGCACTAGCGCGCGACCCGCAGGGCGGCGGCAATCTGACCGCGCGCGGGTACTGCGCGTGCGTCACTGCTGTGCTGGACAAGCGAAAACCGACTCTATTATTAGGTGGAG gGGGATACAATTATGCAAACGCTGCGCGTGTCTGGACTTCGATCACCGCCCTCGTAGTTGGAGAGACGTTAGATGAAAACATTCCTGAACACAGCCATTGGACCAAATACGGACCGGACTATATGTTGGCGGTGGAACCCATGTTAGCTagagatacaaacaaaaaaaatcatcttGATAAGTGCATTGCTGAAATAAGAG ATAATTTGCAAAAATATGTAAAACCAAGTAAATTCCAAGAACGGATGCTGAAGAGAAAGATCGACACTGGCGCTCATCATGAACAGAATGACGAAAAGAGCTGTGATAATGTTAATCTGAATAGTAAATCGATAAGCAAAGATAAAGATAGTGCTAAATTACCAAAAACTGTTTCCTCTGATGTGTATGATTTTATAGACTGA
- the LOC135082287 gene encoding histone-lysine N-methyltransferase Set8, whose product MVRANTLMAGQEGVKTPHRIELCEEQPDRPTRNYRKRRIIATTQSKTENAVVKTERPSKKVEHKSKPLKTSNGISNMTNGHSVRSRAARAAARAAESHKLTEYFKEELKSPKVEPPPSPPRLDKTVNIEPKVVNGTANHKLTEYFPVRRSVRKTSKCVMAEKMRDLERAVREQREDGLQVAYFEGKGRGVIATRAFGRGQFVVEYAGELVGVAEAREREALYAQDPSAGCYMYYFRHGDQQYCIDATAESGRLGRLLNHSRNGNLVTKALWVDGPRLVLLAAHDIAPGEELTYDYGDRSKESLQHHPWLAL is encoded by the exons ATGGTTCGAG CCAATACCTTGATGGCGGGCCAGGAGGGAGTGAAGACCCCGCACCGCATTGAGCTGTGCGAGGAGCAGCCTGACAGACCTACGCGAAATTATAGAAAGCGCAG GATCATAGCTACCACACAGTCAAAGACTGAGAATGCTGTAGTGAAGACTGAGCGGCCATCCAAGAAGGTCGAGCACAAGTCCAAGCCCCTGAAGACTAGCAACGGTATTAGCAACATGACTAACGGCCACTCGGTGCGGTCAAGAGcggcccgcgccgccgcgcgcgctgcCGAAAGCCACAAACTGACTGAATACTTCAAGGAGGAGCTCAAGAGCCCCAAGGTTGAGCCTCCACCGTCACCGCCACGCTTAGATAAGACTGTGAACATAGAACCTAAAGTTGTCAACGGCACTGCCAACCATAAGCTAACAGAATACTTCCCCGTGAGAAGGAGCGTCAGAAAGACCTCGAAATGCGTGATGGCCGAGAAAATGCGCGATCTTGAGAGGGCCGTGAGAGAACAGAGAGAAGATGGACTGCAG GTAGCATACTTCGAAGGCAAAGGGCGCGGCGTGATCGCGACGCGAGCGTTCGGCCGCGGGCAGTTCGTCGTCGAATACGCCGGCGAGCTGGTGGGCGTTGCCGAGGCGCGCGAACGCGAAGCGCTGTACGCGCAGGATCCCAGCGCTGGATGCTATATGTACTACTTCAGACATGGCGACCAGCAGTACTG CATTGACGCGACAGCCGAGTCGGGCCGCCTGGGCCGGCTGCTCAACCACTCGCGCAACGGCAACCTGGTGACCAAGGCGCTGTGGGTGGACGGGCCGCGGCTGGTGCTGCTGGCGGCGCACGACATCGCGCCGGGCGAGGAGCTCACGTACGACTACGGCGACCGCTCCAAGGAGTCGCTGCAGCACCACCCCTGGCTCGCGCTCTGA
- the LOC135082038 gene encoding probable 18S rRNA (guanine-N(7))-methyltransferase, with the protein MSKRPEHLAPPEVFYNADEARKYTQNSRIIDIQAQMTERCLELLLLPEDSPCLLLDIGCGSGLSGSVLEENGHMWVGMDISPDMLDVAIERETEGDLVLADMGEGVPFRAGCFDGAISVSALQWLFNADKKSHKPVKRLYTFFSSLYASLSRSARAVFQFYPENESQLELLTSQAMKAGFYGGVVIDYPNSAKAKKFFLVLMTGGSAPLPTALGTDETDNSLQVKYARREATRGARGKPLKNTRAWLLEKKERRRKQGKETKPDTKYTGRKRSGRF; encoded by the exons ATGTCTAAACGACCAGAACATTTAGCCCCACCTGAAGTC ttttacaaTGCTGATGAGGCAAGAAAATACACACAAAA CTCCCGTATTATTGATATTCAGGCTCAAATGACAGAAAGATGCCTGGAGCTTCTCCTTCTCCCTGAGGACTCGCCTTGTTTGTTACTGGACATTGGCTGTGGGTCCGGGCTATCAGGGTCTGTGCTTGAAGAAAATGGCCACATGTGGGTTGGTATGGACATCTCCCCTGACATGTTAG ATGTTGCCATTGAAAGAGAAACAGAAGGTGATCTAGTTTTAGCAGACATGGGAGAAGGTGTGCCATTCAGAGCTGGTTGCTTTGATGGTGCCATATCTGTGTCAGCCTTACAGTGGCTCTTTAATGCAGACAAAAAGTCCCATAAACCTGTCAAAAGGCTTTATACATTCTTCAGTTCTCTATATGCATCTCTG tCCAGATCAGCCCGTGCAGTGTTTCAGTTCTACCCAGAGAATGAGAGCCAGTTAGAATTGCTCACATCTCAAGCAATGAAAGCAGGTTTCTATGGAGGAGTGGTCATAGACTATCCCAACTCGGCAAAAGCCAAGAAATTCTTTTTAGTGCTTATGACTGGTGGCTCAGCACCTTTACCAACAGctttag GTACAGATGAAACTGATAATAGTCTACAAGTGAAATATGCAAGGCGGGAAGCTACCAGAGGGGCTAGAGGTAAACCTCTGAAGAACACTAGAGCATGGTTATTAGAAAAGAAAGAGAGACGTAGGAAACAAGGAAAAGAAACCAAACCTGACACAAAATACACTGGAAGGAAAAGAAGTGGtagattttaa